In the genome of Brachyspira sp. SAP_772, one region contains:
- the pyrR gene encoding bifunctional pyr operon transcriptional regulator/uracil phosphoribosyltransferase PyrR → MRVLLKAEDYXKVLPRLAAEVIEKENMDKLSIVGIRRRGDYLAVRLKKLIEEKINIDIPIGAIDINLYRDDLSTLSEFPEIKETDIPFDITGKTILLVDDVLYTGRTIRAALNALFEYGRPQRVVLLVLVDRFGRELPI, encoded by the coding sequence ATGAGAGTTTTATTAAAAGCTGAAGATTATGMWAAAGTKCTTCCWAGACTTGCTGCTGAAGTAATTGAAAARGAAAATATGGATAARCTTTCTATTGTAGGYATAAGAAGAAGAGGCGATTATTTAGCTGTAAGACTTAAAAAACTTATAGAAGAAAAAATAAACATAGATATWCCTATAGGTGCTATTGATATTAACCTCTATAGAGATGATTTATCTACTTTATCAGAATTCCCTGAAATTAAAGAAACTGATATACCTTTTGATATTACAGGAAAAACTATTCTTCTTGTAGATGATGTACTTTATACAGGCAGAACTATTAGAGCTGCTTTAAATGCTTTATTTGAATATGGCAGACCTCAGAGAGTTGTTTTACTTGTATTAGTTGATAGATTTGGAAGAGAGCTTCCTATA